atctatttttatttttcgataTGGCTAGAACAGCAAAAGatggaattttaaaatgtatacAACCATACATTCAAAAGATTGAGGATTGATGACCTTTTCTGGTTAGCTGATgctcttcttttattttcctgACAGTCATTGTGGATTTTGCTTAATAAATGGAATTTACAGTTTCGCAGCTTAGGTTAACTAAAACCAGTGAAAATTTAACTTCTACATAATCCCTTTGATCTTGCACTTGATTTGCTTTATCAACATAAATTCTGATAtcaatagtagtatatgataACTACATGATATAGTATCTATTTCCTATTTTTCCCAGTGCATGTCAAAGTTCAAACTATGCCTACTCTAAATTCTCTAATATTATTACACAAAGATCAAGCTGTGTGTGCCTTCTTCTCTCTCTGGGTTATTTccattccttttcttttcttgggTGGAGTGGCTTTGTCATGACTATGGATTGGTCAGATAACCTTTTTTAAGTAGAAAAACATGCCATATACATGATGATTCGTATGTGACATTGTGTACCAGCATATCAGAATTTAAATTACCAAAACAAAGACATTGCAACTTATATTAGTTCCTTCAGTTTCTTGCATCATGTGTAGCGTTTCCTCACCACTTTAATCAGCCTTCAAAAACCGTATGGTACAAAAAGGTCGCATAACAGCCTGTTAAAattctcctttttttctttttctatggTATTGAATAGCTTAGGGGTTATAGACTACATAACTTGCTGCATTTGTGAAAACATACATAACCTGAACTGCAGCCTAAACTTGTTAAGAAAATCCATTCTAAAATGTGAGTTATGATACATAATACCTGTATTGCAAATTTTCATGCTGTAGCCCTTCCCTTATActagaattttatatttcttatgCAATACTATATCTGAATGTGGGATTTTTGAATAATGCTGATTTCTCACATGAGATTATACTTCCTCCTAAATCTCTCTATGGAGGTTGGATTATAATTCTATATCTCATTTGTTATCTTGATTATCTTCTCAGGACCCTAACTGACAACATCGTGGTGGGTGTTTCCAAAGGATTCGAGAAGAAACTCCAACTGATAGGCACGGGGTATCGTGCTACAGTCGAAGGGAAAGACATAGTTCTCAATCTCGGTTTCTCTCATCCAGTGAGGATGGCAATCCCCCCTGGCCTGCAGGTTAAGGTGGAAGAGAACACTAGAATTACTGTGAGTGGGTATGACAAATCTGAAATTGGCCAGTTTGCTGCATCGATTAGGAAGTGGAGACCTCCGGAGCCATACAAGGGTAAAGGAGTGAAATATGCTGATGAAGtagtaagaagaaaagagGGCAAAGCAGGCAAGAAGAAATAAATGGCTTGTTTTTCATGTGATTTTGTCTTGTCTTTCATTTCTTGTCTATATGATTTTGGAGGATGTTCGTGAACGTTGTTGTTGATTCAACAATGCTGTGAGAACTAATTTATCAAATGTAGCAATTCATTTTGATTCCCTGCTTCTAATCATTATAGAACTTCGAGTTATTGTTGTATCGTTGATTCTCTTTTACATTCACAAGCAAGAAATAAAGCTTGGATTTCAAAATGCATCCCAATGTAAAGAGCGAGGTCCCCCGTGTCCAACAACAGCTCGTCGTTCTTCCAGAACCCCAACGACAACTGGATGTCACGAAATGGGCCAACAGTCAAGCTCAGCATCCAGTAACCTCCTTCGTAACCCATACTATCGAATCAGCATACACAGTGAGGTCAACTTGTTTCTGTTTGATAGTCAAAATTGATagtttaagataaataaaatcgtaaaattagtttaaattatgatatatttgcGAGTTAATAGACTGTCTTAAACTGCGTCCTCAAATATAACATTCTAAGCACAATAACATAACTGTGAAAACTagaacaaattcaaaactgGAAGGaacaaaattatcaaaattttgatttaaattatagcAATGCTACAAGACACAGTAATTGATTGTGTGATTCTGATACAAGGAATAACTTCAGGCAACCTTGGCAAAGAAAAATGGTGACGTCTCAGGACGCCTTCCTCGATAGATTCTTGAGACCGCATCCAACACACTTGAGAATGACCGTATTCGTTGCAGGATCAGGCTTAATATTAAACTTCACTTTAAGAAAATCAGAGATATGCCTGAGAACTTCTATCCCATAAGGTGAGAGCTTCCCAACACGAACCTTTGACACATCGGGAGGGCACAATGCACAAAGGAGAAACAATAAACCCTGAAAAAGCAGATGAGTGCACATTGTGACAATAGTAATGTGCACAAAGAAAGCATCTCGATAACACTTTAATGTATTCATATAGCATAGTTCACATGAAATTAAAGGAAATGGGATAAGCCCAATCCTCTATCAATAagcttatttgattttaattaaaccGATAGATAAGGGCAAACCCGATGGGATACAAACCTGGTGAGTCGAATCCACAACTCCCCCTTGCTCAATCTCAGCCAGCAGGGCCGCTGCAATCTTCTCACCGACGTCTCCTGGAGGACTCAATTCTTTCTTCTCCTCAAATtcatcctcctcctctcccCCACGGTAGACTGCCGTGTCAGCAGAAATGCAGCAGCCTGATGTAGTCTCAGCAACGAGAGTAATTCCATATCCAGGCGacctataaataaagaaaagttaacCAAGGATAGATATTAAACAGAAATATCACTAAAGCACCATAACACAGCACTAGCTAGTGATATTTTGAAGGATGCAAAGAATAAACATACTGTCCAGCTTGCGCTCCCGCTTTGTGGTCAGTGTATATGTGAACATCTGGAAGCAAACGATTGAAAATGCCACGAGCTTTATGCAGCATTTCATTCTCAAACTGAGACGATACTCTAGCTGAAAAGGAGTATCCTCTGATCCTCCTCACCAAGCCCTCATCAAACCAAATAGCTGCCTATTTGATTCAAATGAGCAATACATTAACAATTGGATTTCATAGTGCAGTGCGGGCATGTGTTTATACGATAACAAAAAGAGTATGAGAGTATTTACTTGCAGTTCTTTCACAATCGGAACAGAAAGAATAACTTCTCCGCCACCTTTAGGAGGAACTCCCCGGTTCACGATTTTCAATTCAAGCCCTTCCGGAGGTACACCAAAATGCTTCAGTATAGGTAGTGTAGTTTTTTGGAAAGTGTCAACAGATGGATCCTTGGAATCATTTGTAATACCTAAAATTTCAGGTAAATCTTAATCCAATGGAATAGAAGCTCTTGATTTATTGTCAATTTGAACCAAGCAAGAAGAGCACCATTTATTCCCAATCagctagaaaataaaattacctttaaGCTTAATAGTGAGGGGCTTCTTCCCAAACAAACCTAACACAATCAGTGGCTCCAAGAAATACCCAATCGACCTCAACGTGCCGCAATCGTGAACCAAATGCCTCCCGCCCATCACAATCCCTGGCTTGTACTTGAACTTCGTACCTTGACTCCCAAAATCAAACAACCACCAATCACAATTGTTTCCAGCTACAACATATCTAGCTAACTTATGATAAAACAACAGCAGCTACtagttattattatcaatCAATAAGTGAGCAGTtggaaatttgatttttccaaTTACCGGTTTCGTTGATTTCGACGGAGCAGTCGTCGGAAACTTCCTCCAGGAGGCGGAGGAACGACAACTCGTAGGGGCGGAGGCCGGGAAGCGTTTCCTCGGCTCGTATGTCTTCGATTATAATCGGTGTGGATGATAGCGTCGAGAGGAGGAGGCGCAGCCTCATGTTCTGGCTGCCTTTCAGCCGCTTGTACTGAATTTTCCCCATTTTCACACAAGCTGAATGAACTCCGAAACGCGGCTGCGGATTCTAGAGTTCTTCAATTTGCAGAAGCGCGGCTCGGTGCTAAGCGCCGCCGTAGGTGGTATAGAGAGAGAGCGGTTGGTTGAGGGAGATAGCCAGGGTTTTACTAGGTTTTATCACATTTGtatgaataaaataactatataatataggagtagtatatatttacataataaATACGAATAGGcacataaaaattataaacaaagctattttaatattatagtatgtgtcaatttaatttggttatgcacattattttcatttgttaattttacATAACTATTTCCAGATgtactttccattttcataaTCACTAAAAATCTCCTAATCTagtaataggagtatatagtagtaataatagtaataagaaatcttttataaaatatagaaaaatccTTATGAAGATAGTGAGCAAGAACTAGAACAAAAAATGCAGGATGAAAACTCCCCTGATTAGAattctttcttcttatttGATCTGTAGTATTTGTACATATGATGACATGGGCACCCCTAGTTTCTatcgtttttttaaaatgatttaagtactttgtttttttaagtttccacaatttttgtctattttgagCATAAGTTTTTCaatgaattttatattgttttttctaATTTCCCCAACAGTTTTGTCGATTTTGAGCCTAAAAATCATTGAGACCAAATACCGTTTCTAGctcaaaaatattgaaactAAAACCGAAATCGACAAATCTAGTTAGATCTGTCTAGGCCAAACAAACTGTTCTTGTTTACCAACCATTTTCTTATTGTtcttattagtagtattatcaACCATTTCCTATTCCTTTCCTccatttctttcttcattatcAAAAGAGAAACGAAATACTGCAGGTTGCTAGCATATTGATTTGCTTACTAGTTTCACATAGAAATTCAATAAGGGGCAAGACAAGAAGATAGAGATATTGACTGCAGAAAACTTGAGGGAAATGCGATGAGAAAGGATAAATGTTCCAACACATGTTAAGTGATAGAAATAGAAACTTGGGAAAAGTAAGCTGAAGCCTAGATTATTGCTAGAAGTCTATCAAAACAAGCCGCCAAAATAAGCAGGTTTTCAGCCATCACATCGCACCTAAAACTCCTCAGTTCAAATCCAATCTTCAACAAGGACTGAATCTCCCACTTAAGGCTTCAGGGCCAAAGCCAACCCAAACTTGGCACTCTTGTCGATGGACTTGGTGTCCACCTCGGCTGATAGAGTGATGAGCGACTTGGGACGCCATTCGTGCTGGATCAGACCACTCGCCTTGCCAGAGTTGTTCAGACGCGCCTTTGCAAGGGTCAATGGGTCCAGCGCGTGTTGTGTCCCAACAGTGATTGTGTTCTCGTTGCTTGAGAAGCTGTGAGTCACCTCAGCACCAACAGCAGTGTTGGTCAATGGGCTCACTATGTGGTAGTATGATGCGCTCAAGGTGTCAAACTTGTCATTCCTAAAGCAAGAAAATGCAATTTGTTTAAACACGCAAGAAAAGGACATTGGTGAGCAcacaacaaaagaaaaaagaaattaaaaacatacaGTGTCAGAGCAGCAATCAGATCAGAATTCGTGAAACTAGCTCCGATGTTGTACTTAGTTAAAGCTCCTTCCTTAGTGTCAAAAGCCACATCACTGCCCAAGGCAAGTTTATCATTGCCGACAGCAGCGGAAAAGTTCACAGTGGGGTTAGCTGTCAACCCGACACTTGAGGTTATCCCCGCATAATCATGCAAGTATTGAAGTTCCAACTGCAATAGTCAATGGAGAATATGTTACAACACAGAAAACCAAATGCAGTAAACGAAGAAATATGCATTGCTTACCTTTCCAGACCTTTGATCAGGAACTTTAAAGCTAAAGATAGTCTTCACTCCAGGGCAAGGCTGATCAACTGTGATGGTGGTTGAGAGCTGGCATTGTATATGACACAAAAAATTAGTCCAAGGTTTCAAAGAAGTTTCATGAAGAAAAGTAGATCAAAAGATTTACAAAAAAGGTTTGTTAATCAAAACATTAATAGCATGTTTTTTGaacaaaagataaattatGGCAATGGGCCTACATTTGAACTTGTGTCAACTTTGACATCAGTGGTGATATTTTTGTGCTTCAGCTGAGTGTTAATGTCAGCCAAGAAAACTTCGCCTTTCTTGCAACCGGATGAAGTGAGAGTCTGCAAccattaaatacaaaaaaagaagacaTGAGAGGTTGTACAAGATGAAATAATCCAAGAACCATAAAGATGAAAACCCACAAAACAAATACATGAAAATAATTGACATTCTTAAGTTTTAAAGTTTCTTCATAAGCTTACTCAATATGAACAGCACTACTCACCAACTCAGACCTGCTTAATGCAGTGAAAATGGGAAGAGAACACACCAAAAGTAGAATTTATATTCCAAACACAATTGGAACAATATGATATGAATTTCTATGTTTATCTACGCAATGAGATTTCTTATAGGTTAATTTACAAGCAAGTCTGTCATTCTCATTCTTAAACAAAACAAGCCAATTGGCACACTGgccaaaaccaaaatctaaGTTCCAACATGCAGCTAAGTAGCCAGCAAACATACTAGTATAGTGCAACACATTCTTTCACGTGAGGGTTTCGATTCAAAATTGGTTCAAGAGCATCACAGGTTACTGTACTAGGAccagtatattaaaattaaaagatatagTTTCATCCATAGAAATTGCAAGTCCTGGTTAGTCTCAAAAGCCCCGATAAACCAAATCAAATGTATTGTAGAGCATTCGATATGCGAATGTAACAATAAACAAATACGATGCTCTCTCTAAATATTCAACAGAATCACAAAACTCAAAGCCTCAGCAAAATATTCACCTAGCGAAAGAGATACAGTAACAATTTACAAGAGAAATCTAACCagataacaaattaaaagcaaaaacagataacaaataaaatatacaaattccaattaCAATCGACGAAATCACAGCTACAGCCAGAACgaaaacacaaacacaataaATGAGATCCGTATGAAACATCAACGAGATTACTTACAACTCCAGTAGGCGAGTAAGTGGTGATTGTGAACTTTTGGTCACTCTGGTAATCCTTGTACAAAAGATCTAAGAAAACATACCAAAAAGAAACGAAATGGTATCATTCAGtgtaaaaacacaaaatattcGAAAACAGTACATAAATGATAAactcaaatttgaattcaagCTGAAACGAAACACAAACCTCGAGCTCTTTTCCCAATCTCGGAGTAGAGACCTGGACCCTTGCCCATGATTTCAGAGTTTAAATTCGAAGATCCAAGCTCGAAGCAGTAAACTCAGGATGAGTGAGAGGCAGAGAGAATAAATTCGTGTTGTTTTTGAAGCAGTAGCAACGTGATATAAATGGGGGCAAAGCTCAAAGCCCTAATTCATTTTGAAGGGCATGTTTCTCTGAGAATCTGCACCGTTGATGGGGGCAGTACTTCATCGAGGGTCGTTGATTATTTCTTGGAGAGGGGAATAAGTTGTTTTCCTCGAGGGGTATTTTTGGATTAACAAATTGGTGAAGGTGGAATGCTTAGTTGTATTGTCCATCAAGAAAGAGCATGTATGCTACTAATTCGTCCCACAATAGTTATCACtcgtatttcattttcaaccaTATCATAATAGTTggattgtatattttatttttaagtaaaactttattctctcttatactttatttatttttactttattattattgtaacTATATCTCCTCTTCATTTACCTTTTAAACAATACttctaatttattaatctttACCGTTGTAACAAAAGtcttatttgtaaatttgCAATGTtgaattaacaaataaatttaccATTAACCATCGGTCCCACTTAAAACAAGTCGTTCCCGTTTTAGCACAAgatgattttatgtaatacttcctccgttccgctttagcagtcttattgacttttctgtcctctttttgtaaaaatgataaaaaatagttaaagacttaaagtggagaaatggtaaagtaagagagacaataatgtagataagactcttctctatattattctctctcttaatccACCATTTCTCCTCcttaactatattttatcatttttacaaaaagatagcagaaaagtcaataggactgctaaagcggaatggagggagtattgtgACGTAAGTTAGGTTAAAAGATCCCAATTAAACATTCTCCTTGTCATCACATGAAGATTTTGTGGACCATTGGCCATTAGTAGTATGATGTAGCATAGATAATACAAGAAATAAATACATTTGATGTTCTCATTCTAAAATCGTATTGCGTTTTATGGAACctcagaaaaagaaaaataacacttTAGTGTAACAGAGAAAACATCGTATATAATTTAATGGGTTAGTCgaataaaaatcacaaaaattggTTAAATTATGAACCGtcttatatttcaaaatttgaatgataaatCAAAGACATTCCTGGACTaggggtttatctcgcccatagtccctggactaaaggtttatctcgaaattgatccttttggctttttttggtacgaaaataccctttgatattaatttgaggggtttgggcaatttggtctttttacacttttaacattttaaatctgatattattttagttatgtactaactttgatattattttaaatttatcatcctttttcccttttgttatccttcacttTTAATTAGTGATATCAATTAACagtgatataattatattatattaatataataatgtggACGACTAAGCGATGTCGTTTTACTTTAAAGAAACTAAAATACAGTAcataaaaagtaaagtaaaccAAATTCAGTTGATGTGATAATCTAAAACATCGTGAtttattatgttaaaaatTGTACTATAAGTCAAACcaattgatcaaatttcataCTTTTATAGTAGGAAATTAACTCCAATAGTAtgtgataaaattttgaaaaggcTAAAATTACTCCACACAAACACAAAGCCTAAATTACTGATTTATTTTGACATTGAGCGATCAAATTAAAAAGCATCGCAACTTAAACTGCAAGATTAAAAAGAGTTGATGCTCTCAATTCAGTCCACGCCTCTGCTTCTCTCTCCCGCGCGCGCGGAATTTGCAGTAAGATTCATGTGGATATTTCAATCGTGTTGGATGATTCATGTGAATATTGCCTTTCATTTTGACGTGTTGGTGTAGGTTCTATTGTTCTCACACACACTTGTTGCTCTCGTTATAATGACTGTTTAATTGTGCTTGGTTTACTCA
This Salvia hispanica cultivar TCC Black 2014 unplaced genomic scaffold, UniMelb_Shisp_WGS_1.0 HiC_scaffold_169, whole genome shotgun sequence DNA region includes the following protein-coding sequences:
- the LOC125198623 gene encoding probable RNA 3'-terminal phosphate cyclase-like protein, translated to MGKIQYKRLKGSQNMRLRLLLSTLSSTPIIIEDIRAEETLPGLRPYELSFLRLLEEVSDDCSVEINETGTKFKYKPGIVMGGRHLVHDCGTLRSIGYFLEPLIVLGLFGKKPLTIKLKGITNDSKDPSVDTFQKTTLPILKHFGVPPEGLELKIVNRGVPPKGGGEVILSVPIVKELQAAIWFDEGLVRRIRGYSFSARVSSQFENEMLHKARGIFNRLLPDVHIYTDHKAGAQAGQSPGYGITLVAETTSGCCISADTAVYRGGEEEDEFEEKKELSPPGDVGEKIAAALLAEIEQGGVVDSTHQGLLFLLCALCPPDVSKVRVGKLSPYGIEVLRHISDFLKVKFNIKPDPATNTVILKCVGCGLKNLSRKAS
- the LOC125198620 gene encoding mitochondrial outer membrane protein porin of 34 kDa-like encodes the protein MGKGPGLYSEIGKRARDLLYKDYQSDQKFTITTYSPTGVTLTSSGCKKGEVFLADINTQLKHKNITTDVKVDTSSNLSTTITVDQPCPGVKTIFSFKVPDQRSGKLELQYLHDYAGITSSVGLTANPTVNFSAAVGNDKLALGSDVAFDTKEGALTKYNIGASFTNSDLIAALTLNDKFDTLSASYYHIVSPLTNTAVGAEVTHSFSSNENTITVGTQHALDPLTLAKARLNNSGKASGLIQHEWRPKSLITLSAEVDTKSIDKSAKFGLALALKP